One Fulvia fulva chromosome 12, complete sequence genomic region harbors:
- a CDS encoding 54S ribosomal protein L8, mitochondrial gives MAGGLVKYRHLSRDSAHRRALLRNLVTSLIQHESITTTWHKAKEAQRLAEKLITLGKRNTEAARRGAQAIFFQPHLHIPKLFGPLRERYANRPGGYTRVLRIEPIKEDQAESAILELVDGPKDMRMAMTAKSIANARAKAEEEGRDFRVNDMTAHNVKKVTRFREGGERDLEEMVERFERLRAEGDEGVDEVKKRRVYHENPRSR, from the exons ATGGCAGGCGGCCTCGTGAAATATCGCCACCTCTCCCGCGACAGCGCCCACCGAAGGGCTCTCCTCCGCAACCTCGTCACGTCTCTCATCCAACACGAATCGATCACCACGACATGGCACAAAGCGAAAGAGGCACAGCGGCTGGCAGAGAAACTGATAACACTGGGGAAGCGGAATACAGAAGCGGCAAGGAGGGGTGCGCAGGCCATTTTCTTC CAACCACACCTCCACATCCCCAAACTCTTCGGTCCCCTTCGCGAACGCTACGCAAACCGACCAGGCGGCTACACTCGCGTCCTGCGCATCGAGCCCATCAAAGAGGACCAAGCCGAATCCGCCATTCTCGAACTCGTCGACGGACCTAAGGATATGCGGATGGCGATGACGGCGAAGAGCATCGCGAATGCACGCGCGAAAGCAGAGGAAGAGGGAAGGGATTTCAGGGTTAATGATATGACGGCACATAATGTTAAGAAGGTCACACGGTTTAGGGAGGGAGGTGAGAGGGATCTGGAAGAAATGGTGGAGAGGTTTGAGAGGTTACGGGCGGAAGGCGATGAGGGTGTGGACGAGGTGAAGAAGAGGAGGGTCTATCACGAGAATCCGAGGAGTAGGTGA